CGAAATTTATAAATTTCGCCTAAAATATTTAGGTAAAGAAAATTTAAATACTAAATTTGGAAAACTTTCATCTATGAAGTTCAGACCGTATGTACAATCGGGACGAATTTTTAAAGAAAAAGAAAGTTTAACAGTTTGGGTATCAGATGATATTAATAAAGTGCCCTTGCTTATTAAGGCCGATTTATTAGTTGGATCATTAAAAGCATCCCTTATCGAAGTTAAAGGATTACAACAACCGCTCAATACAAATTAAAATCCCATGGATTTAGCTTCAAAATTTACAAGCCAAATATCACAATTAGAAGATAAGTTTAAAACAATTAACCAAAAAACAGAAACGCATCTGGAAGGTTTGTTGTGGGCTAAACCAATTACGTATTGGGATTATATTCAAACCGATGCTTTATTAAGCTTGCAAACACAACGTACAATTTTACCAGATGAAATGGTTTTTATTATGTACCATCAGGTAAACGAGTTATTGTTTAAAATGATTTTATGGGAAATTGAACAAGTTGCTCATTCCGAAAAACTAACGCCCGAATTCTTTACAGAAAAAATAAATCGCGTAAGCCGATATTTTGATATGTTAACCACATCTTTCGATATCATGAAAGATGGCATGGAAGTTGAGCAATATTTGAAATTCAGAAATACATTAACGCCTGCAAGCGGTTTTCAAAGCGCACAATATCGATTGATAGAATTTGCATCTACCGATTTAATAAATCTAATTGATCATCGTTTTCGCGAAACAATTGACCGTAACACGCCGTACGAACATGCCTTAGAACATTTGTATTGGCAAGCTGCAGGTAAAGATTATAATACAGGCGAAAAGTCGTATTTAATAAAAGAGTTCGAAAAAAATATAAAAAACCATTTTTAGCCTTTATGGAAGAATATAACACCATAAATTTATGGCAAAAATACAAACAGTTGCCCGTTGCCGAACAGCAAAATCCAGAGCTTATTGCGGCTATGCGTCATTATGATAAAACCGTTAATATTACTTGGGTAATGGGGCATTATAAAACTGCTTTAAAATATATAGAAAGTGGAAGTGGACCACAGGAAGCTACCGGTGGTAGTGATTGGAAAAAATATATGTTACCAGAATACCAACGTAGAATTTTTTTTCCGGAACTTTGGTCAGAACATGAGTTAAAAAATTGGGGGAAATAATAATTAAAGTGTAAATTTTGAAATACCTATATGTTTTTTTAGCTGCAGCCTTGTTGGTTGGTTGTGGTGAAGAAAAGAAAGAAGAAATAGTTCAACAAGTTGTTGTTGAAAAACCAAAAGAAGAAATACGTACTGCCTTTGGGTTTGTTTTAAATGATTTTGAAGTGAAACACGATACTATTGTATCTGGTGATAGCTTTGGTAAAATTTTAGGACAAAACAATTTTAGCGCTGCACAAATTCATGAGGTAAATGAAAAAGTTAAGACCGATTTTAATACCAGACAAATTAGAATAGGTAAGCCTTATACCTTATTAAAGGATAAAAACACAGATAGCTTAAAAGTTTTTATTTACCAACAAGATAAATTGCATTATACCGTTATTGATTTAAGAGACTCGGTTCGCGTAACTAATAATACCGTGCCCACTGTTTTAAAAGAACGTGTTATTGCTGGCGAACTACAAGGGTCATTGTCTGAATCATTAAATAAATTAGGAGTTCAACCGGGAATTGCTACCGAGTTATCTAACATTTATGCTTGGTCAATTGACTTTTTTAAATTAGATAAAGGAAACAAGTTTGCCTTAAGCTTAACAGAACGCTTTTTAGAAGATGGCGAATACGTAGGTGTAGAATCTATAAACGGATCTTTTATTGAATATCGCGGAAAATTGATGTATTCTTTTCCTCATAAAAAGTCAGAATCTCAACGCAGACCTGAATATTATGACGAGGAAGGAAAACAGATGAAAAGTATGTTTTTAAAAGCACCTTTAAAGTTTTTTAGAATTACTTCTAAATTCACCAAGCAACGTTTCCATCCGGTGCAATTAAAATGGAAAGCACATAACGGAACCGATTACGCCGCGCCTCATGGAACTGAAATAATGACTACTGCTGCCGGAACTGTTATAGAAACGGGTTATACTGCTGGTAACGGAAACTACGTTAAAGTTAAACATAACGGAACGTATACCACGCAATATTTACACATGTCAAAAATTTTAGTTAAAAAAGGACAACATGTTGCGCAAGGTGAAGTTATTGGTAGAGTTGGTAGTACTGGATTAGCTACCGGACCTCATGTTTGTTACCGTTTCTGGAAAAATGGTGTACAAGTAGATCCGCTTTCACAAGCATTACCAAGTGCTGATCCGATGGATAAAAAAGAATTGCCAGGTTATTTGGCAAAAATTAACCCAATTAAGCAACAATTAGATAGCGTTGCAACTATTACTTTTAGAGATAAGGAGTTACACTAAATGGCATTATTTTCAATAAATCCCACCAAAACTAAAGCTTGGGAAGAATTGCAGCTTCATTTTAATGAAGTGCATACTATGGATGTTCGAAAACTTTTTCAAGAAGATGTAAATCGTTTTGAAAATCTTTCTATCCGTACAAATCATTTGTTATTTGATTTTTCAAAAAACAGGATAACGAATGATACGCTTTCTAAACTTGTTGCTTTAGCTAAAGAGACGGGAGTTGAAGATGCTATACAAAAATACTTTTCGGGAGATCCGATTAATGCTACTGAAAACAGAGCTGTTTTACACACTGCGCTTCGTACGCCAAAGGGAGAGCAGATTAAGTTAGGTAATAAAAATATTATTAATGATGTACATGCAGCACGCGTAAAAATTAAAAAGTTTGTTCGTGAAATTATTTCAGGCGCACGGACCGGGTTTACAAATAAAAAAATAACGGATGTTGTAAATATAGGTATTGGAGGTTCAGATTTAGGGCCACGATTTGTTACCAATGCATTGGCTTTTTATAAAAACCATTTAAACGTTCATTTTATATCAAACATTGATCCTGACTATATTCAGGATTTATTAGTTACGTTAAATCCAGAAACAACTTTGTTTGTTGTTGTTTCAAAAACTTTTACTACTGACGAAACCATTTCTAATGCAAGTTTTTGTAGAACTTGGTTTTTGCAAAAAGGGTGTATTTTAGATATAGAAAAACACTTTGTTGCTGTTTCTCATAATAAAAAAGAAGCCGAATCATTTGGTATTGCGTCAGAAAATATTTTTCCGATGTGGGATTGGGTTGGCGGACGTTATTCTTTGTGGAGCGCTGTTGGCTTGTCAATTGCTTTAGCAATTGGTTATAAAAATTTTGAGTTGTTATTAGAAGGTGCTCATGAAATGGATATCCATTTTAAAACGCAACCGCTAGAACAAAATATTCCAATTGTTACAGCTTTGTTATCTATATGGTATAACAATTTTTATGAAACAGAAACCGAAGCTGTTATTCCGTATTCTCAATATTTAGAGCGCTTGCCTGCTTTTTTACAGCAACTTTCTATGGAAAGTAATGGAAAGTCAGTGGATAGAAACGGAAACGCAGTAACGTATCAAACCGGAAATGTTATTTGGGGAGATTGTGGAACCAATTCACAACATGCCTTTTTTCAGCTAATTCATCAAGGTACAAAATTAATACCGATTGATTTTATTGGTTTTATTAATCCGTTGCACGAATCGTTAGCTCAACAATATGCGAAATTAACCGTTAATATGTTTGCGCAAGCTGATGCGTTGCTAACCGGAAAAACTAAAGACCAGCTTAAAGATGCTGATCAAAATGGTTTACAAGCACCTCATAAAATATTTGAAGGCAACAAGCCGTCGTCCATTTTTTTGTTTGAAAAATTATGCCCAAAAACGATCGGAATTTTGTTGGCTATGTACGAGCATAAGACGTTTGTACAGGGGGTAATTTGGAATATTTACAGCTTTGATCAGTTTGGTGTTGAATTAGGTAAGCAAAGAT
This genomic window from Flavobacterium agricola contains:
- the pgi gene encoding glucose-6-phosphate isomerase — protein: MALFSINPTKTKAWEELQLHFNEVHTMDVRKLFQEDVNRFENLSIRTNHLLFDFSKNRITNDTLSKLVALAKETGVEDAIQKYFSGDPINATENRAVLHTALRTPKGEQIKLGNKNIINDVHAARVKIKKFVREIISGARTGFTNKKITDVVNIGIGGSDLGPRFVTNALAFYKNHLNVHFISNIDPDYIQDLLVTLNPETTLFVVVSKTFTTDETISNASFCRTWFLQKGCILDIEKHFVAVSHNKKEAESFGIASENIFPMWDWVGGRYSLWSAVGLSIALAIGYKNFELLLEGAHEMDIHFKTQPLEQNIPIVTALLSIWYNNFYETETEAVIPYSQYLERLPAFLQQLSMESNGKSVDRNGNAVTYQTGNVIWGDCGTNSQHAFFQLIHQGTKLIPIDFIGFINPLHESLAQQYAKLTVNMFAQADALLTGKTKDQLKDADQNGLQAPHKIFEGNKPSSIFLFEKLCPKTIGILLAMYEHKTFVQGVIWNIYSFDQFGVELGKQRFKEIFENNSINTSKSSLYFTNQILNFYLKNKK
- a CDS encoding M23 family metallopeptidase, translated to MLKYLYVFLAAALLVGCGEEKKEEIVQQVVVEKPKEEIRTAFGFVLNDFEVKHDTIVSGDSFGKILGQNNFSAAQIHEVNEKVKTDFNTRQIRIGKPYTLLKDKNTDSLKVFIYQQDKLHYTVIDLRDSVRVTNNTVPTVLKERVIAGELQGSLSESLNKLGVQPGIATELSNIYAWSIDFFKLDKGNKFALSLTERFLEDGEYVGVESINGSFIEYRGKLMYSFPHKKSESQRRPEYYDEEGKQMKSMFLKAPLKFFRITSKFTKQRFHPVQLKWKAHNGTDYAAPHGTEIMTTAAGTVIETGYTAGNGNYVKVKHNGTYTTQYLHMSKILVKKGQHVAQGEVIGRVGSTGLATGPHVCYRFWKNGVQVDPLSQALPSADPMDKKELPGYLAKINPIKQQLDSVATITFRDKELH